The Orcinus orca chromosome 16, mOrcOrc1.1, whole genome shotgun sequence genome includes a window with the following:
- the LOC117201473 gene encoding cytochrome c oxidase subunit 7C, mitochondrial-like, which produces MLGQSIRRFTTSVVRRSHCEEGPGKNLPFSVENKWRLLAVMTLYFGSGFAAPFYIVRHQLLKK; this is translated from the coding sequence ATGTTGGGACAAAGCATCCGGAGGTTCACAACCTCTGTGGTCCGTAGGAGCCACTGTGAGGAGGGTCCAGGGAAGAATTTACCATTTTCAGTGGAAAACAAGTGGCGGTTACTAGCTGTGATGACTTTGTACTTTGGGTCTGGATTTGCTGCACCTTTCTATATAGTAAGACACCAACTGCTTAAAAAATAA